Proteins encoded together in one Columba livia isolate bColLiv1 breed racing homer chromosome W unlocalized genomic scaffold, bColLiv1.pat.W.v2 SUPER_W_unloc_5, whole genome shotgun sequence window:
- the LOC135577504 gene encoding T-cell receptor-associated transmembrane adapter 1-like — protein sequence MDCHFSVWGVLAFLSLALVVSLILNISHYMKKGYYTEDDPVYGNLNQDILEECCYEQMKSQPQRPVNQLQVESAHQMCYASLDHSVKGKRRKPRRKKGPSLEEDEEERSSNPTMMASKVSIYLNSEQLAAENTTNVEAIHDDPMRLMGLIHTTKERTFEVAS from the exons atggactgccatttttctgtctggggagttttggcctttctgagtttggctcttgttgtttcgttgatactgaacatttcacactatatgaaaaag ggctactacacagaagatgacccagtttatggcaatctcaatcaagatattttag aggaatgttgttacgagcagatgaagtcccagcctcaaaggccagttaaccagctacag GTGGAGTCTGCCCATCAGATGTGTTATGCCTCACTTGATCACAGTGTCAAGGGAAAACGCAGAAAGccgaggagaaagaaaggccctTCAttagaggaggatgaagaagaaagatcatCTAACCCCACCATGATGGCTTCCAAAGTTAGCATTTATCTCAACAGTGAGCAGCTGGCtgctgaaaacacaacaaacgTAGAAGCCATTCATGATGATCCCATGAGATTAATGGGCTTGATTCATACTACAAAGGAGAGAACATTTGAAGTGGCTTCATAA